Proteins encoded together in one Impatiens glandulifera chromosome 1, dImpGla2.1, whole genome shotgun sequence window:
- the LOC124912244 gene encoding F-box/kelch-repeat protein At2g44130-like: MNLSNLPDELVLHCFARLPNKSRYTASFVCTKWLELLQSREFYLLRKQLGHINRLTCFVEPNPPNPPTGFSRMSLSETPSSNPPPSPTPSSHVISVFGTGSGSGLCKTLPPLPNPSIQIDDDCKIVSSEEKLILMKNSDPLNLHLGNPLFVFDFATGRWHQGKSLPARKSAFAMDATVDGCRVFVAGGYHPEGGDSDSSWMYDVRKDEWSELTRFQHVHGSSTGKVFGVQLQTMAARVWKRRLISVTGIFSIITFKYYETCYSSSWSQSSEENNNPIYEETRGVMKIFLKNGTRDVMTY; this comes from the exons atgaatcttTCTAATTTGCCCGATGAGCTCGTTCTCCATTGTTTTGCTCGTCTTCCCAACAAGTCCAGATACACCGCATCTTTTGTGTGCACTAAATGGCTCGAACTCCTTCAAAGCCGTGAATTTTACTTGCTCAGAAAACAGCTTGGACATATCAATCGCTTGACTTGCTTCGTCGAGCCAAATCCTCCTAATCCTCCGACAGGTTTTTCTCGTATGTCCCTGTCGGAAACACCATCTTCAAACCCACCTCCTAGTCCTACTCCAAGTAGTCATGTTATCAGTGTTTTTGGCACTGGGAGTGGGAGTGGTTTGTGTAAAACACTCCCTCCTCTTCCAAATCCCTCAATACAAATTGATGATGATTGCAAGATTGTTAGCTCCGAAGAGAAACTCATCTTGATGAAAAACTCAGACCCCTTGAATCTTCATCTTGGGAATCCATTGTTTGTGTTTGACTTTGCAACAGGACGCTGGCATCAAGGAAAGAGCCTGCCGGCAAGGAAATCAGCTTTCGCGATGGATGCTACCGTTGATGGTTGCCGGGTGTTCGTCGCAGGTGGATACCATCCAGAAGGAGGTGACTCTGACTCTTCATGGATGTATGATGTGAGGAAAGACGAGTGGTCTGAGTTGACTCGATTCCAACATGTTCACGGCAGCAGCACTGGTAAAGTATTTGGGG TACAGCTTCAAACAATGGCGGCAAGGGTTTGGAAAAGGAGGCTAATTAGCGTCACCGGAATATTCTCCATTATAACATTCAAATATTACGAAACCTGTTATTCGTCGTCTTGGTCGCAGAGTAGTGAAGAGAATAACAATCCGATCTACGAGGAGACTCGCGGTGTTATGAAGATATTTCTAAAGAATGGGACTCGCGATGTTATGACCTACTAA